The nucleotide sequence TCTCTACATATTTATTGGCAATATAAGCAGTAGGAAGCAATACATCTGACTCAGGACAGTGTTCGTCATGAACTGTTTCCAAAACCGTTTCCAGCTCATCACTATAATTTTCTAGAAACTCGTCCTCTAGGTCATGAAGCTCATCTTCTATCTTATCGTAGTTCTTATCATTATAGTCTAAAGTGGCTAGTTTGTTTTTTAACTCTACAAGCTTGGTCAAATCTTTTTCCAACTGCTTAGTGTCCATTATTGGGTTATTTTAAAATGTAAATTATTTGAGTAACAAAGGACAAAAATAGATATGTTCTGCTAAAAGGAAAAAGATAGGAGTGAAAATTCTAAAGAATGTGAGATATTGTGAATAATCTAACCCAAAATCCTTAAATTACGTTTAAGAAACTAAACATATTCTTAAAATATGTGTTTTTATACATAATTATTTTTATAATTATCCACACAAAAAAATCTCACAAAATTTTTATAACTAATATGGAAAGTGTAATGAAAGAATCATCCAGGATCGACAGCAAAACCAGAAAAAAGATAGAAGAATGGTTAAATGGCAGCTACGACCAAGAGACTAAGGACAAAATCCAAAAAATGCTGGATGAGAACCAGGAAGACGAACTTATTGATTCCTTTTACAAAGACCTGGAATTCGGCACCGGAGGATTAAGAGGCGTTATGGGCGTTGGCTCTAACAGGATGAACAAATACACTGTGGGCGCTGCTACCCAAGGACTTTCCAACTACTTAAAAAGCATATATCCTAAAGAGCAAATTAAGGTAGCCATTGCCTATGACAGCCGGATAAACAGCGACTACTTTGCCAAAGTTACCGCTGACGTGTTTTCTGCTAATGGCATCAAAGTGTATTTCTTCGAAGCCCTGCGGCCTACACCAGAACTGTCATATACCATCAGGCATTTCCAATGCCACAGTGGCGTAGTCCTGACAGCTTCCCATAACCCAAAAGAGTATAATGGATATAAAGCATACTGGAACGATGGTGCTCAAATGATAGCCCCACACGATGTGAATGTTATCCGCGAAGTACAAAACATCAAAGATGTAAATGAGATCAAGTTCAAGAGAGACGAAAACCTGATCGAAACCATAGGCGAAGAGGTGGACGAAGCGTATCTGGACAAAATTGCAGCCCTGTCAGTTTCTAAAGAAGCTATCAGAAGGCAAAAAGACTTAAAAATTGTATTTACCCCTATTCATGGAACTGCCATTACACTAGTACCTAAGGTACTTGAAAAGTTTGGCTTTGAAAATGTTACTGTAGTAGAAGAACAAGCAAAACCTGACGGAACTTTCCCTACGGTAATATACCCTAATCCAGAAGAGGCAGATGCACTATCTATAGCCGTAAAGAAAGCAAAGGAAATCGATGCAGACTTGGTGCTGGCAACAGACCCTGATGCGGACAGAGTTGGGATAGCCGTTAAAAATCACAAAAATGAATGGCAATTGCTCAATGGCAACCAAACAGGCAGCTTATTGATTAAATACATGCTTAATGCATGGGAAGAAGCCGGAAAAATAACAGGCAAAGAATTTATTGTCAAGACCATAGTAACATCTGAAATTATATCCAGAATTGCAGATCACTATAAGGTTAATTGTTATAATACATTAACTGGATTTAAATATATAGCCGCCAGAATTAAAGAACTACAAGGAAAAGAAACCTTTATTGTAGGAGGAGAAGAAAGCTACGGTTATCTGGTAGGCGATGATGTCCGCGACAAAGATGCTATTGCTGCATGTGCATTTATTGCAGAAATGGTGGCATGGGCTAAAGACAAAGGTGCTAGCCTGTTTGACATGATGCGTGACATGTATGTAGAATATGGGTTCTTTAAAGAAAAGCTCATTTCTATAACCAAAAAAGGTAAAACTGGCGCTGAGGAGATACAGGAAATGATGAAAAACCTCAGAGAAAATCCGCCTAAGACCTTAAATGGATCAAAATTGACCAAATTGATGGACTATAAGGCTCAAACGGAAAAAGACCTTATTTCTGGCGAGGAAAAAACGTTAACTTTTCCGAAAGAAAATGTCTTGCAATTCCGTACTGAAGATGACACTTTAGTGTCTGCCAGACCTTCCGGGACGGAACCTAAAATTAAATTTTATTTCAGTGTTAATGAAAAATTACATTCCAGAGAAGCCTTTGATGAGGTTAATCAGAAGCTAGATAAAAAAATAGACACTATTATTAAAGAGCTAAAACTATCATAAAAACTATATTTAATAAGACAAACGACAAAAAGGCACCCAAAAGGTGCCTTTTTGCATTCACAAAGCCGTTAATTAAAATTTTATAAAAATTTATTAAATCAATGCTTTCTTTACATCAGATTTTTTTCCTAAATTGGTATCATAAAACATCACGTATGTTTTAATTTTTTAAGCTAAAGTTAACCACTTTTTCAACTTTTTAAATACCGGCTCTTTGGGGTCGGTATTTTTTTTCTCCTCGTTAAATTATTTCAAGACCCGTTGACAATTTTCGCTCCATATAATTCACCTTGCCGCTACCACACATCTACCTTTAAGATCATCTTCTATTTCACAGACTATTTAGGGCCTGCTGAAAAAGTCACAAGTGTGCAAAATACGCATGGCCTTACATGAAGAAGTATTGGAATACTTCGAATGTAAGGCCATAAAGTAGATTGTGCGCTTGTGACTAGCCCAAAAAAGCATTGGGTTAAGAACTTCTCAATTTACTGTGCACGGAAAAATAAGAAATAACCGAAAAAACCTTGCACCCATACCTCCTAGTTTTTATACAAATATAAACAGATCAATATTTTGGGCGTTTTTCAGTGCGCCCTATTTATCCAAGAACTTCCTTACTATAGCTCTCCTTCTGTGATAATATTTACTTGGATAACTGGGACACCTAGGGACACCCAAATAAAAAACACATAAAACACTATAATTAAATTAGTTAACCACAACAAGCTTATATATCTGTCGAAGTCAGGAAAAAAACAGCAAGTTTCTAACAAATCCGCTATAGCTTCTTCCTTAAGCTAAAAAAACTCCTGAAGGCTTACGCTGACTAGGTCTACAAAAGAAGACGGTAAATTGCTGAGAGCGTAATAAAAAAAGCGATGACTAAGCTGTTTGTATTCAGCTTGATCATCGCTTTTAGCGGAGAGAGCGGGATTCGAACCCGCGATACCCTTTAGGGGTATACACGCTTTCTCCCGATAGCTATCGGGATGCTCCTTCAACCACTCGGACACCTCTCCTTTTATATGTTTTTCCTCCTGAGCTGGACACCCAAATAAAAAACACATAAAATACTATTATTAAATTAGTTAACCACAACAAGCTTATATATCTGTCGAAGTCAGGAAAAAACAGCAAGTTTCTAACAAGTCCGCTATAGCTTATTCCTTAAGCTAAAAAAACTCCTGAAGGCTTACGCTGACTAGGTCTACAAAAGAAGACGGTAAATTGCTGAGAGCGTAATAAAAAAAGCGATGACTAAGCTGTTTGTATTCAGCTTGATCATCGCTTTTAGCGGAGAGAGCGGGATTCGAACCCGCGATACCCTTTAGGGGTATACACGCTTTCCAGGCGTGCTCCTTCAACCACTCGGACACCTCTCCTTTTACAATTTTAACATTTTATTTTTACGATACCCTTTAGGGGTATACACGCTTTCTCCCGATAGCTATCGGGATGCTCCTTCAACCACTCGGACACCTCTCCGTAGAAAAATCTTTAAAACCCTATAACGACTAGGAGCTGTAAAAAGCGAGTGCAAATTAATTGAATAATTACGCTATATCCAAATTTAATTTTCAACTTCAACGAAAATATTCTCTGCGTTTTGGGTGGTTTGTGCCGCGACTTCCTCTATGTTAATGTTTTTCAAGTCAGCAAGCTTTTTGGCTATTAAAGGAATATAGCTAGGGTCATTTCTTTTTCCTCGATGTGGAGTAGGTGCTAAATAAGGGCTATCGGTCTCCAACACTATCCTATCTAGTGGGATTTCGGGAACCACTTTATCTAGTCCACCATTTTTAAAAGTCAATACCCCTCCTATGCCCAAATAGAATCCCATTTCTATAATTTCGCGCGCATCTTCAACCGTACCTGTAAAACAGTGAAAAATACCCTTAGGCATTTCTTCCTGCTTCTTTAACTCTGCAATGGTTTCCTTTAAGGAGTTGCGACAATGAATAACAATAGGCAAATCATATTGAAGCGCCCACTTTACTTGCACATTAAAAGCTTCCTTCTGTTGCTCAAACCAAGTAGTATCATGAAACAGATCTGTACCAATCTCTCCCACCGCAGCAAAAGATCTTTTTGAAAGCCAATCTTCTATTATATAAAGCTTTTTTTCAAACCCCTTATCCACACTGCACGGGTGCAGACCCATACAAGGGATGCATGTACTATTGTATCTCAATTCTGCTTCCAACATGTGATCTATGCTTTGGTCATCAATGTTGGGCATATATATTTTATTGACTTTAGCTTCTCTACAATCTTCTAATACTTTATCTCTATCTTCTGCAAACTGCGACGAATATATGTGCGCATGACTATCAACAAACATACTTCTTTATATTTTTTTAAAACAATAACCCTGATCCAGCAAGTGTTTAATATAAGCAGGCAGCACAAATTCGAGGTTTTTCATAGCCTTATGGTTATCGTGAAACAACACCAACGCCCCAGGCTTAGTGCCTTTAAGGGCCTGTTCCAAACAGTCTTGTTCATCAAAAGTATTGTCATAATCTTTTGTAAGCACATTCCACATCACAATACGGTATTGTTCCTTCACTTTCCTGATTTGAGAAAACCTTATTTTACCATAAGGAGGCCTGAAAAGCATTTTAGACCCGCTGCTTTCCCCCATGTTGCTTTGTAAAACCTGCCTGCACTTTTCAATATTAGCAAAATACTCTTTATCAGAAACCTTCCAGCCGTTCAGGTGATTAAATGTATGATTTCCAACCTGATGTCCCTGATCTAATACCCTTTGAAAAGTGGCAGGGTGTT is from Cytophagaceae bacterium ABcell3 and encodes:
- a CDS encoding phospho-sugar mutase; this encodes MKESSRIDSKTRKKIEEWLNGSYDQETKDKIQKMLDENQEDELIDSFYKDLEFGTGGLRGVMGVGSNRMNKYTVGAATQGLSNYLKSIYPKEQIKVAIAYDSRINSDYFAKVTADVFSANGIKVYFFEALRPTPELSYTIRHFQCHSGVVLTASHNPKEYNGYKAYWNDGAQMIAPHDVNVIREVQNIKDVNEIKFKRDENLIETIGEEVDEAYLDKIAALSVSKEAIRRQKDLKIVFTPIHGTAITLVPKVLEKFGFENVTVVEEQAKPDGTFPTVIYPNPEEADALSIAVKKAKEIDADLVLATDPDADRVGIAVKNHKNEWQLLNGNQTGSLLIKYMLNAWEEAGKITGKEFIVKTIVTSEIISRIADHYKVNCYNTLTGFKYIAARIKELQGKETFIVGGEESYGYLVGDDVRDKDAIAACAFIAEMVAWAKDKGASLFDMMRDMYVEYGFFKEKLISITKKGKTGAEEIQEMMKNLRENPPKTLNGSKLTKLMDYKAQTEKDLISGEEKTLTFPKENVLQFRTEDDTLVSARPSGTEPKIKFYFSVNEKLHSREAFDEVNQKLDKKIDTIIKELKLS
- a CDS encoding TatD family hydrolase; protein product: MFVDSHAHIYSSQFAEDRDKVLEDCREAKVNKIYMPNIDDQSIDHMLEAELRYNSTCIPCMGLHPCSVDKGFEKKLYIIEDWLSKRSFAAVGEIGTDLFHDTTWFEQQKEAFNVQVKWALQYDLPIVIHCRNSLKETIAELKKQEEMPKGIFHCFTGTVEDAREIIEMGFYLGIGGVLTFKNGGLDKVVPEIPLDRIVLETDSPYLAPTPHRGKRNDPSYIPLIAKKLADLKNINIEEVAAQTTQNAENIFVEVEN
- a CDS encoding polysaccharide deacetylase family protein — translated: MNIANADWLFSKIYPSLTWRVKTSKKEVFLTFDDGPVPGITDTVLDILSDFKVLATFFCVGENISKHPATFQRVLDQGHQVGNHTFNHLNGWKVSDKEYFANIEKCRQVLQSNMGESSGSKMLFRPPYGKIRFSQIRKVKEQYRIVMWNVLTKDYDNTFDEQDCLEQALKGTKPGALVLFHDNHKAMKNLEFVLPAYIKHLLDQGYCFKKI